One Leptospiraceae bacterium genomic window, TAATATTATAATTTTCATTTATACGTTTTCTTTAGAGTTTCGATTAAGCTTTTTATGAGAACTAAGAGTTTGGGGTCTTTTCTGACTTCCTGAAAAAGCTCCTCTTCTTCTTTTGTTAGAGAATCTTTACTTCCAACATCGAACATTTGACCCTCACCTTTTACTAACCAATCAAGACTTATTCCATATTCCTTATTGAGTCGGTAAATTATTTCAACTGGTAGTGTCTTTACCTTTCCATTCACAATATCACTAATAGTGGATTGGGAAATACTAAATTCTTTTGCAAAACCCCTTTGTGTCACTTTTAAATAATTAAATAACTCGTTGTAGTTTTCTTTTTTCATTTTATTGATAGAAAAATCGATATTTTACTTGATTTTAATCTATATATCTATATATAATGACTATATCACCAATCTAAGTTTTCTGCAAGTAAGACCTCTCGGTCAAGTACTTAGTAGTGAGCTTGGAAATTTAAGGAGCATAGTTATGCAACACTACGAAGTAGAAGCCACGGTCGCCGAGGATGGAACCCTCACCACCAAGCTACCGCAGGCTGTAGAACCCGGAACTTACACAGTCGTTGTAGTTTTCGAGGATGAACCCAATGTAAACGAAGAAGAACGCAGGACTGAACTTGAAATCCGCTTAAAGCGTATGGAAGAAAACCCTCATCCCGGTTTTTCAAGGGAAGAAGTGGAAAGAGATTTGAATGGGAGTCTTCAGGGGGTTTCTCATGGAAAATGAAGACAAAAAAGGAGAGAGCTATCGGTTTGAACCGGAAGCCAAGAAGGATTTGGAAGACTCCTTTCTCTGGTATGAAAAGCAGAAGAAAGGTTTGGGTTTAGAGTTTGCTAATGAGGTTTTTGATACAGCCGAAAAGCTGGGAAAAAAGATGGGAGAGAGCACTGTAGAGACGCATAGCAATACATCTCCTTCGGTAAAGAAAACAAAGCTAAAGCGTTTTCCTTTCTCCCTCTACTATGTTCTCAAAGAAACCCTGATTTCGATAGTAGCTGTCTGGCATGACAGGAGAAACCCGGAGTCTTTGAAAAACAGAAAATAAAATAAATAATCTACCCTTCGACGCGCTTCGCTTGCTCAGGGGTCGCTCTGCGCTGGCTGAGAGAGTGAAACGAGCCGAAGTCAAGCACAGGGCGATGCCCTTTTTTTCCAGCCGGATGTGGTTGCTGAGCATGCGCACAGCGTCCGGCTGAAGGGAATACCGAAGTCAAGCTACAGACAAAAATTATTCGGTCTAATAGAAAGTAAGTTT contains:
- a CDS encoding helix-turn-helix transcriptional regulator, yielding MKKENYNELFNYLKVTQRGFAKEFSISQSTISDIVNGKVKTLPVEIIYRLNKEYGISLDWLVKGEGQMFDVGSKDSLTKEEEELFQEVRKDPKLLVLIKSLIETLKKTYK
- a CDS encoding type II toxin-antitoxin system RelE/ParE family toxin, which translates into the protein MENEDKKGESYRFEPEAKKDLEDSFLWYEKQKKGLGLEFANEVFDTAEKLGKKMGESTVETHSNTSPSVKKTKLKRFPFSLYYVLKETLISIVAVWHDRRNPESLKNRK